A section of the Patescibacteria group bacterium genome encodes:
- the raiA gene encoding ribosome-associated translation inhibitor RaiA, with translation MNITRIKGTNMELTDNIKDYIIDKIGGLEKFWDKIIDADVEVGLDSMHHQSGEIYRCEVNMRVPGDVLRVEKTEKDLYKAIDKVKDHLREMIEEKQGRRATLKRKGSIQAKEMMNEETEL, from the coding sequence ATGAATATTACGCGCATCAAGGGCACCAACATGGAGCTCACGGACAATATTAAGGATTATATAATTGATAAAATCGGCGGCTTGGAAAAGTTTTGGGATAAAATAATCGATGCGGATGTTGAAGTCGGCCTGGACAGCATGCACCATCAAAGCGGCGAGATTTACCGGTGCGAGGTGAATATGCGCGTGCCGGGCGATGTTTTACGCGTTGAGAAAACCGAAAAGGATCTTTATAAAGCAATTGACAAGGTAAAGGATCATCTTCGCGAGATGATTGAGGAAAAGCAGGGCCGGAGAGCGACGCTCAAGCGCAAGGGCTCAATACAGGCGAAAGAAATGATGAACGAGGAGACTGAATTGTAA
- the murB gene encoding UDP-N-acetylmuramate dehydrogenase produces MHSALTDRLVRVLTDEPLSQHTTLRIGGPAKYFYEANSSEDLIHAVEAAYEVGAKYFVLGGGSNILFSDAGFDGLVIHAMNKNLRTQAEKLYVESGAMNAQVVRETVNAGLTGLEWLATIPGTIGGAIYGNAGCFGGSMKDLISKVDVYSHGEKTRLLKKDCQFMYRDSIFKKTNPLILSAELILKPGNKAESLKKIDEYIKKRAETQPAGSSAGCTFKNFRYNNEADIAILKSKVKDIPADFLSKKLIPAGWLLDQVGARGMEMGGLAVSDKHANFIVNNGKGTADQFMMLTSKLKMLVRDELGIQIQEEIIFAGF; encoded by the coding sequence ATGCATTCAGCGCTAACCGACCGATTGGTCCGGGTTCTGACGGATGAACCATTGTCACAGCACACGACCCTGCGTATCGGAGGGCCGGCGAAATATTTTTATGAAGCAAATTCTTCCGAGGATCTGATTCACGCCGTGGAAGCGGCTTATGAAGTCGGGGCGAAATATTTTGTTCTGGGCGGCGGCAGCAATATCCTGTTTTCGGACGCGGGTTTTGACGGGCTGGTGATCCATGCCATGAATAAAAATTTGCGCACCCAGGCGGAAAAATTATATGTTGAATCTGGGGCCATGAACGCCCAGGTGGTGCGCGAAACCGTGAACGCCGGGCTGACCGGGCTGGAATGGCTCGCCACGATTCCGGGCACAATCGGCGGCGCGATTTACGGAAATGCCGGCTGCTTTGGCGGCTCAATGAAAGATTTAATCAGCAAAGTTGATGTTTACAGCCACGGCGAAAAGACGCGCCTCCTCAAAAAGGACTGCCAGTTCATGTACCGCGACAGTATTTTTAAAAAAACAAACCCCCTGATATTGTCGGCCGAACTTATACTCAAACCGGGAAACAAAGCCGAGAGCCTTAAAAAAATTGACGAGTATATCAAGAAGCGCGCGGAAACACAGCCGGCCGGGTCATCGGCGGGCTGCACGTTCAAAAATTTCAGATATAATAATGAAGCGGACATCGCGATTCTCAAGAGCAAGGTTAAGGATATTCCGGCCGATTTTCTTTCAAAAAAGCTGATTCCGGCCGGCTGGCTTCTGGATCAGGTCGGCGCGCGCGGCATGGAGATGGGCGGGCTCGCGGTATCGGATAAGCACGCGAACTTCATTGTCAATAACGGAAAGGGAACCGCGGATCAGTTTATGATGCTTACGAGTAAACTCAAGATGCTGGTGCGCGACGAACTGGGCATACAAATTCAGGAAGAGATTATTTTCGCCGGATTTTAA
- the murC gene encoding UDP-N-acetylmuramate--L-alanine ligase: MDLSKISKIHFIGVGGIGVSAVAKMAKLLGKQVSGSDLAPTETTRELEALGIKLYIRHSADNVGPDVQLVVYSSAVAEDNSERVRAREIGAVEMSYFEFLGEYSREKFTIAISGTHGKSTVTAMLGKILADAGFDPTVIVGSKLKTFEYGNFRPGKSKYLVVEACEHLANFLHLNPNILVITNIEEDHLDYYRDLEDVAAAFQRLVDKLPEDGLLIYNGEDRASVELIEPRVASASFGFGDTATFQAIDIESRPGEQIFKALEDGEPLNSEFSLRVPGKFNISNALAAIAASDSVGADIEKIAGSLSEFPGLWRRQEVVGENNGAIIISDYGHHPTEIAATIQAMRDFYPGRRLVWVFQPHQHSRTKKLFNQFVKSFDGTDILLVADIFDVAGREQVEDQDINSKILAGQISGVSPNVEVHYSGDLQNTQKMAQDIIKPGDVVVFQGAGNIDDAARELINK; the protein is encoded by the coding sequence ATGGATTTATCAAAAATCAGTAAAATCCATTTTATTGGAGTTGGCGGAATCGGGGTTTCAGCCGTCGCGAAGATGGCGAAACTCCTCGGAAAGCAAGTGAGCGGTTCGGATCTCGCGCCAACCGAGACAACCCGGGAGCTTGAAGCCCTGGGGATCAAATTATATATCAGGCATAGTGCCGACAACGTTGGGCCGGATGTTCAACTAGTTGTTTATAGTTCCGCGGTTGCGGAAGATAATTCCGAGCGCGTGCGCGCGCGAGAAATCGGCGCGGTTGAGATGAGTTATTTTGAATTTTTGGGCGAATACAGCCGCGAAAAATTTACAATCGCAATAAGCGGCACGCACGGCAAGAGCACGGTTACGGCAATGCTCGGAAAGATTTTGGCCGACGCGGGCTTTGATCCGACCGTTATCGTTGGCTCAAAACTCAAAACATTTGAGTACGGAAACTTCCGGCCGGGCAAAAGCAAGTATCTGGTAGTTGAGGCGTGCGAGCATCTGGCAAATTTTCTGCATCTTAATCCCAATATTCTGGTGATTACCAATATTGAAGAAGATCACCTTGATTATTATCGGGATCTGGAAGATGTGGCCGCGGCTTTCCAGCGCCTGGTTGATAAACTGCCTGAAGACGGATTATTGATTTACAACGGCGAGGACCGGGCGAGTGTGGAGCTGATTGAACCGCGCGTCGCGAGCGCGAGCTTCGGGTTCGGCGATACGGCAACGTTTCAGGCGATTGACATTGAATCGCGCCCCGGAGAGCAGATATTCAAAGCGCTAGAAGACGGCGAACCGTTGAATTCGGAATTTAGCCTTCGCGTGCCGGGAAAATTTAATATCTCAAATGCTCTGGCCGCAATCGCCGCGTCAGACTCGGTCGGCGCGGATATTGAAAAAATTGCCGGGTCGCTCTCTGAATTTCCCGGGCTTTGGCGCCGGCAGGAGGTAGTTGGCGAAAACAACGGCGCGATTATTATCTCCGATTACGGCCATCATCCGACCGAAATCGCGGCAACCATTCAGGCAATGCGCGACTTTTATCCCGGGCGGCGGCTGGTCTGGGTTTTTCAGCCGCATCAGCACAGCCGGACCAAGAAACTTTTTAATCAGTTCGTAAAATCATTCGACGGAACCGATATACTGCTCGTGGCCGACATTTTTGACGTGGCGGGCCGCGAACAAGTCGAAGACCAGGATATTAATTCCAAAATCTTGGCCGGACAAATCAGCGGGGTCAGTCCGAACGTGGAAGTCCATTACTCCGGAGATTTACAAAACACCCAAAAGATGGCGCAGGATATTATCAAACCGGGCGACGTGGTGGTTTTTCAGGGCGCCGGCAATATAGATGACGCGGCAAGAGAATTAATCAATAAATAA
- a CDS encoding class I SAM-dependent methyltransferase, which produces MRDETAQDLLKMNAETYDNVASEFSNTREFVYPALYKLNDYIKEGDRVLDVGCGNGRIVRIFGDKRIDYLGVDSSENLVKIARHNLPERRFSVADALDLAIGEKDFDAVILSAVLHHIPSNELRRKVLKNIWSVLRPGGRLLMANWNLWQPMFWKYHIKYTLRRLAGKQDLDPGDILREWSGSGHSRYFHAFTLNELKSAGRDAGFSEISNFYTLRSAEPGNWLKSDNIFSIWKK; this is translated from the coding sequence ATGCGAGATGAAACTGCGCAAGATTTATTGAAGATGAATGCCGAGACGTATGACAACGTGGCGTCCGAGTTTTCTAATACGCGTGAATTTGTTTATCCGGCATTATATAAATTAAACGATTATATCAAGGAAGGGGACCGCGTTCTGGATGTGGGCTGCGGCAACGGCCGGATCGTGCGGATTTTCGGCGATAAGAGAATTGACTATCTGGGCGTGGACTCGAGCGAGAATCTTGTCAAAATCGCGCGCCATAATTTGCCGGAGCGGCGCTTTAGCGTGGCCGACGCGCTGGATCTCGCGATCGGAGAAAAAGATTTTGATGCGGTAATACTGTCCGCGGTTCTGCACCACATACCGTCCAATGAGCTGCGGCGGAAAGTTCTAAAAAATATCTGGTCGGTTCTTAGGCCCGGAGGCCGGCTTTTGATGGCGAACTGGAATCTTTGGCAGCCAATGTTCTGGAAATATCACATTAAGTATACATTGCGGCGGCTGGCCGGTAAACAGGATCTGGATCCCGGCGATATTTTGCGCGAATGGAGCGGATCCGGACATTCTCGTTATTTTCACGCATTCACGCTTAATGAGCTTAAATCCGCGGGAAGGGACGCCGGATTCAGCGAAATAAGCAATTTTTACACCCTCCGTTCGGCAGAGCCGGGAAATTGGCTCAAAAGCGACAATATTTTCAGCATCTGGAAAAAATAA
- a CDS encoding GIY-YIG nuclease family protein: protein MPDYRQFYIYILASDRNGTLYTGVTNNLKRRVLEHKQGEDSIFTAQYGVHKLVYYEIFDNIEEAILREKQLKKWNRNWKIRTIEDFNPLWSDLYDNIQ from the coding sequence ATGCCCGACTATCGACAATTCTATATCTATATTCTCGCGAGCGACAGAAATGGCACCCTCTATACCGGTGTAACGAATAATCTTAAGCGCCGAGTTCTTGAGCATAAGCAAGGAGAAGATAGCATATTCACGGCTCAATACGGCGTACATAAGCTTGTCTATTATGAAATATTCGATAATATTGAGGAGGCCATATTACGGGAAAAACAATTAAAAAAGTGGAATCGTAATTGGAAAATTAGAACAATTGAAGATTTTAATCCTCTCTGGAGCGATTTGTACGATAATATCCAATAG
- a CDS encoding tRNA uridine(34) 5-carboxymethylaminomethyl modification radical SAM/GNAT enzyme Elp3 — MKKDLESLIIQKAIKERIYSAKDFDRLKRRVASGLKLPKPSTASLNIAYHKLIKSRKIKPSPELERIMVRRAVRTLSGIAPITVLTKPFPCPGRCVYCPTEATMPKSYLSNEPAAMRALYLNFNPFAQVAKRLQAMRDNGHPVDKLELIVKGGTWSAYPEKYKHWFIKRCFDAANSFGRKNRSAKNLQAAQKINQTAASRVIGLTLETRPDWVTPKEIAGMRALGATRVELGVQSLDDDILEIVKRGHLTDWTIYATHLLKDAGFKVDYHMMPGLPGSTPAKDVAIFKKLFDDPRFRPDMIKIYPCVLLPNSELFNWWKRGKFVPVSEKNLVTALVKIKSFVPRYVRISRLVRDFPAPAVSAGAMATNLRQVIQERMKTLGIKCQCLRCREIGHNPGIDAAKIKPKLFTDKYSASGGTEYFLSFEDARRRVVLGFLRLRLPSSSNQAVLSTLPELEGAALIRELHVYGQQIELGKSAKTASQHKGLGRILMNQAESIAKKNGFSKIAVIAGIGVREYYKCLGYAQTGSFMIKKPR; from the coding sequence ATGAAAAAAGATTTAGAATCACTTATCATCCAGAAAGCCATCAAGGAACGGATATATTCTGCAAAAGATTTTGACCGTCTCAAGCGCCGCGTTGCGTCCGGTTTAAAGTTGCCCAAACCGTCGACTGCGTCGTTGAACATAGCATATCATAAATTGATAAAATCCCGAAAAATCAAGCCGTCTCCGGAATTGGAGCGGATCATGGTCCGCCGGGCCGTGCGCACGCTCTCCGGAATCGCGCCGATCACGGTTCTCACCAAACCCTTCCCCTGTCCGGGCCGGTGCGTCTACTGCCCGACCGAGGCAACCATGCCCAAAAGCTATTTATCTAACGAGCCGGCCGCCATGCGCGCCCTGTATCTTAATTTCAATCCCTTCGCCCAGGTGGCCAAGCGCCTTCAGGCAATGCGCGACAATGGCCATCCGGTTGATAAACTGGAACTCATTGTAAAAGGCGGCACCTGGTCGGCTTACCCTGAAAAGTACAAACACTGGTTTATTAAGCGCTGCTTTGACGCGGCCAACAGCTTTGGCCGGAAAAACCGCAGCGCGAAAAATCTTCAAGCCGCGCAGAAAATAAATCAGACCGCCGCGAGCCGCGTCATCGGCCTCACGCTCGAAACCCGTCCCGACTGGGTGACGCCCAAAGAAATCGCCGGCATGCGCGCACTCGGCGCGACGCGCGTTGAACTCGGCGTGCAGTCGCTTGACGATGATATCCTGGAAATCGTAAAACGCGGCCACTTAACCGACTGGACAATCTATGCCACGCATCTCCTCAAGGACGCTGGGTTCAAAGTTGATTACCACATGATGCCCGGCTTGCCGGGATCAACGCCCGCTAAAGACGTGGCAATCTTTAAAAAACTTTTTGACGATCCCCGATTCCGGCCGGACATGATAAAAATTTATCCATGCGTGCTTTTGCCCAACTCCGAATTATTCAACTGGTGGAAGCGCGGCAAATTCGTTCCGGTCTCGGAGAAAAATCTTGTCACCGCGCTTGTAAAAATAAAATCATTTGTGCCGCGCTATGTACGCATCTCCCGGCTGGTGCGCGACTTCCCCGCTCCCGCGGTCTCCGCCGGCGCCATGGCCACCAACCTGCGCCAGGTTATCCAGGAGCGCATGAAAACGCTCGGCATCAAATGCCAGTGCCTGCGCTGCCGCGAGATCGGCCACAACCCCGGGATTGATGCCGCGAAAATTAAACCAAAATTATTTACTGATAAATATTCCGCCTCCGGCGGAACCGAATATTTTTTAAGTTTTGAAGACGCCCGGCGCCGCGTTGTCTTGGGATTTCTGCGCCTGCGCCTGCCTTCAAGCTCGAATCAGGCGGTTCTCTCGACCCTGCCCGAACTCGAGGGTGCGGCCCTGATCCGCGAGCTTCATGTCTACGGCCAGCAGATTGAACTGGGCAAATCAGCCAAAACCGCGTCCCAGCACAAAGGTCTCGGCCGGATTCTCATGAATCAGGCTGAATCAATCGCCAAAAAGAACGGTTTTTCCAAAATCGCGGTTATTGCCGGCATCGGCGTGCGTGAGTATTACAAATGCCTCGGATACGCGCAAACCGGCTCATTTATGATTAAAAAACCGCGTTAA
- a CDS encoding serine hydroxymethyltransferase, translating to MKHDIDDNQVDTIIEHELRRQQDVLEMIPSENYVSPAVLNALGSVLTNKYAEGYPGRRYYGGCENIDEIETLAIERAKKLFSANFVNVQPHSGAPANMAVYFGLLEPGDIILGMDLSHGGHLTHGHPVTYTSKIFNFIRYKTASDGLLDYENIHELAVKHHPKMILVGYSAYSRDINFQKIHEIAEEIEAYTMADIAHIAGIIAAGEMANPVPLFDVVTTTTHKTLRGPRGGMIMSKDADVAKRIDKAVFPGLQGGPHENNIAAKAVAFHEALQPEFKTYIKQVLANAKVLEQEFKKSGIKICFGQTDNHLLLLDVTPLGLTGKQAETALDAAGITVNKNMIPDDPRSPMDPSGIRLGTPAITTRGMKEPEMKQIAEWIIQALKNHTNESELAKIKSQVKKLTSKFPIY from the coding sequence ATGAAACACGACATTGATGACAATCAGGTGGATACAATAATTGAACACGAACTCCGGCGCCAGCAGGATGTTCTGGAAATGATTCCGTCGGAAAACTATGTTTCTCCGGCCGTGCTCAATGCCCTTGGATCCGTCCTGACCAACAAGTACGCCGAAGGCTATCCCGGCAGACGCTACTACGGCGGCTGCGAAAATATTGATGAGATTGAAACACTGGCAATTGAACGCGCAAAAAAATTGTTCAGCGCCAACTTTGTTAATGTTCAGCCCCACTCCGGCGCGCCGGCCAACATGGCGGTTTATTTCGGCCTGCTTGAACCCGGGGACATCATTCTGGGCATGGACTTATCGCACGGCGGCCACCTGACCCACGGCCATCCGGTGACATACACGTCAAAAATTTTCAACTTCATCAGATACAAGACCGCGAGCGACGGCCTGCTTGATTATGAAAACATTCATGAACTTGCCGTCAAACATCATCCAAAAATGATTCTTGTGGGCTACAGCGCGTATTCGCGGGACATTAATTTCCAAAAAATCCACGAGATCGCCGAGGAGATTGAAGCCTACACCATGGCCGACATTGCCCACATCGCCGGCATCATCGCGGCCGGAGAAATGGCCAATCCGGTTCCCCTCTTCGATGTTGTCACCACCACGACGCACAAGACTCTCCGCGGTCCGCGCGGCGGCATGATTATGTCCAAGGACGCTGACGTGGCCAAACGCATTGATAAAGCCGTGTTCCCGGGCCTGCAGGGCGGTCCGCACGAAAACAATATCGCCGCCAAAGCCGTGGCTTTTCACGAAGCCCTTCAGCCGGAATTTAAAACCTATATCAAGCAAGTGCTTGCCAATGCCAAAGTTCTTGAACAGGAATTCAAAAAAAGCGGCATCAAAATCTGCTTTGGCCAGACCGACAATCATCTGCTCCTCCTGGATGTCACACCGCTCGGCCTCACCGGCAAGCAGGCTGAAACCGCTTTGGACGCCGCCGGCATTACGGTCAACAAAAACATGATTCCCGATGATCCCCGCTCGCCCATGGATCCCTCTGGCATCCGGCTCGGAACGCCGGCCATCACCACCCGCGGCATGAAAGAGCCGGAAATGAAACAAATCGCCGAGTGGATTATCCAAGCTCTGAAAAACCATACAAACGAATCGGAGCTTGCCAAGATTAAATCTCAAGTCAAAAAATTAACTTCAAAATTCCCCATATATTAA
- a CDS encoding tyrosine-type recombinase/integrase: protein MQEYLEQTEKELKVRNYSPKTIDSYRRAIKEYFLFKKHNFAVADSENVRDFILYARDRGLSPQTINLWLNAIKFFYRQVVKSHGLLEVRAVKRSQKLPVVLTRDEIGRILNVCRNAKHRLLIALAYGAGLRVSEVVGLRVRDVDFDELMLNIREAKGGKDRVSVIPERIKAELLNLAAGKTGDEYLFLSERGGRLTTRTAQRVFSDCVKRAGINKPAGFHALRHSFATHLLENGTDVRYVQALLGHQNIRTTQLYTHVTNPGLKNIRSPL, encoded by the coding sequence ATGCAAGAATATTTAGAACAGACGGAAAAAGAGCTTAAAGTGCGTAATTATAGTCCCAAGACAATTGATAGTTATCGGCGGGCGATTAAGGAGTATTTTTTATTCAAAAAGCATAATTTTGCGGTTGCCGATTCGGAAAATGTGCGGGATTTTATATTGTACGCGCGGGATAGGGGATTATCGCCGCAAACCATTAATTTATGGCTGAATGCGATTAAATTTTTTTACCGGCAAGTGGTAAAAAGCCACGGGTTGCTTGAAGTGAGGGCGGTGAAGAGGTCGCAAAAATTGCCGGTGGTTCTGACGCGCGATGAGATTGGGCGGATTCTGAATGTCTGCCGTAATGCTAAGCACCGGCTTCTCATTGCCCTGGCGTATGGCGCGGGGTTGAGGGTGAGTGAGGTTGTCGGACTGCGCGTACGCGATGTGGATTTTGATGAGCTTATGCTGAATATTCGCGAGGCAAAAGGCGGTAAGGATCGGGTTTCGGTTATACCGGAGCGAATTAAGGCCGAACTGCTGAATTTAGCGGCCGGAAAAACAGGGGATGAATACCTGTTTTTGAGCGAACGCGGCGGCCGGCTTACGACCCGGACGGCGCAAAGAGTATTTTCTGACTGCGTGAAGCGCGCTGGGATTAACAAGCCCGCCGGATTCCACGCGCTTCGGCACAGTTTTGCCACGCATTTGCTGGAAAATGGCACTGACGTGCGCTATGTGCAAGCCCTGCTTGGCCATCAGAATATCCGGACTACGCAATTATACACGCACGTGACCAATCCCGGGCTTAAAAATATCCGAAGCCCGCTTTAA
- a CDS encoding DNA adenine methylase: MMSQTTLFGEKYKIHQFPRTQYLGSKEKLIKWILEIAPKDIGTVFDAFSGTSVVGYYFKDGGYKVYSNDFLKCNSLISKALIENQNITLDKNDIDILLDETTKADNLIEKIFTGVFFEKDQAKFLDIFRANVEKLDNEYKKALALALMNRSLTRKITLGHFAHLKAIEYSKNPDRIKRNASLAKHLKDIFQSLVHSYNHAIFDNKKRNKVFCEDTISLLPKLQDVDLAYFDPPYVGCHPDYQAFYHFLETFVQYWKNKEFVNGTKSYFPKKESGFVQKTDIEKSFEKLFENSKHIPYWLVSYNSKSYPEKERMIELIKKHKKVKVYENEYSNHYGGKGSRKGTVEYLFYCYN; encoded by the coding sequence ATGATGTCTCAAACAACGCTGTTCGGCGAAAAGTACAAAATACACCAATTTCCAAGAACTCAATATTTGGGAAGCAAGGAGAAGCTTATCAAGTGGATTCTTGAAATTGCCCCAAAAGATATTGGAACTGTTTTTGATGCTTTTAGTGGCACATCTGTTGTTGGTTATTATTTTAAAGATGGAGGCTATAAGGTTTATAGTAATGACTTTTTAAAATGTAACTCTTTAATTTCTAAAGCTTTAATTGAAAATCAAAATATCACTCTTGATAAAAATGATATAGATATTTTGTTAGACGAAACTACAAAAGCTGATAATCTAATCGAAAAGATTTTTACTGGAGTTTTTTTTGAAAAAGACCAAGCAAAATTTTTAGATATATTTAGAGCCAATGTTGAAAAACTAGACAACGAGTATAAAAAAGCATTGGCTTTAGCTTTAATGAATAGATCTCTGACAAGAAAAATTACATTAGGTCATTTTGCTCACTTAAAAGCAATTGAATACAGTAAAAATCCAGATAGAATTAAAAGAAATGCAAGTTTAGCAAAACACCTAAAAGATATTTTTCAAAGTCTTGTTCATTCATATAATCATGCAATTTTTGATAATAAAAAAAGGAACAAAGTTTTTTGCGAAGATACAATTTCTTTGCTTCCAAAACTTCAAGATGTCGATTTGGCTTATTTTGATCCACCTTATGTTGGCTGTCACCCAGACTACCAAGCATTTTATCATTTTTTAGAAACTTTTGTTCAGTACTGGAAAAATAAAGAATTTGTAAATGGCACAAAGTCATATTTTCCCAAAAAAGAAAGTGGATTTGTTCAAAAAACGGATATTGAAAAATCTTTTGAAAAACTTTTTGAAAACAGCAAACATATTCCTTATTGGTTAGTTTCTTACAATAGCAAGAGTTATCCAGAGAAAGAAAGAATGATCGAACTTATCAAAAAGCACAAAAAGGTAAAAGTGTACGAAAACGAATACTCAAATCATTATGGCGGGAAAGGAAGCCGTAAAGGAACAGTTGAATATTTATTTTATTGCTATAACTAA
- a CDS encoding MBL fold metallo-hydrolase, which produces MKIKILGSGAWEGIPVPFCKCKICESAKKPNSKDNRTRPQISIESDEGQFLIEISPDIRIQSTKFNLPNISNFLISHWHFDHMYGLLELHAWIEFVLGQKSKLFCSQKTKEWLDQSFGHIPKEIIVVKPFEKFDLFGTKITPIPLYHMSGRDNNTKENELDNAYGFLLEKNGKKAIYLADYYKLPNKSLELVKDSDIIIADGTYLFEESFPDKPEQNNLKTDPDHLHGKQILDFVSGLNAKKVIFHSISHLTEKSHEELQKLLPKNMFISYDGMELEL; this is translated from the coding sequence ATGAAGATAAAAATTTTAGGTTCGGGTGCATGGGAAGGAATTCCAGTTCCATTCTGTAAATGTAAAATTTGCGAATCAGCAAAGAAACCTAATTCAAAAGATAACAGAACAAGACCGCAAATTTCAATTGAATCGGATGAAGGGCAATTTTTGATAGAAATAAGTCCTGACATTCGCATTCAATCCACAAAATTTAATTTACCAAATATTAGCAATTTCCTAATAAGTCACTGGCATTTTGACCACATGTATGGCTTATTAGAACTTCATGCATGGATAGAATTTGTTTTAGGACAAAAATCAAAATTATTTTGCTCTCAAAAGACAAAAGAATGGCTCGACCAGAGTTTTGGACATATACCAAAAGAAATAATTGTAGTCAAGCCATTTGAAAAATTTGATTTATTTGGCACAAAAATTACTCCGATACCTCTTTATCACATGAGTGGGCGAGATAATAATACAAAAGAAAACGAATTAGATAATGCGTATGGTTTTCTTTTAGAAAAAAATGGTAAAAAGGCAATTTATCTCGCCGATTACTATAAATTGCCAAATAAATCTTTAGAACTTGTAAAAGATTCCGATATTATTATTGCTGATGGAACTTATCTTTTTGAAGAATCTTTTCCAGACAAACCAGAGCAAAATAATTTAAAAACTGACCCAGACCATTTGCATGGAAAACAAATTCTTGATTTTGTTAGCGGATTGAATGCTAAGAAAGTGATTTTTCATAGTATTTCACATTTAACAGAAAAATCACATGAGGAACTTCAAAAATTGCTCCCAAAAAATATGTTTATTTCTTATGATGGAATGGAACTGGAATTATAA
- a CDS encoding DUF333 domain-containing protein, translated as MKKTFFMFAACLGFIIILSGCQTYSPDISTESPGIEDALQPVGLANPASENCVQKGGTLEMRTNKNGEYGVCLFEDNRQCEEWALFRGNCPVGGLKITGYDNDAEIYCAITGGQVEGVGTETPMCKRIDGTYCNAQSNLDGECPDPNDPNPNAGNVEAP; from the coding sequence ATGAAAAAAACATTTTTTATGTTTGCCGCATGCCTGGGATTTATCATAATTTTATCCGGCTGCCAAACTTATTCTCCGGATATATCAACCGAATCACCCGGCATAGAAGACGCCCTTCAGCCGGTCGGCCTGGCAAATCCGGCATCGGAAAATTGCGTACAAAAAGGCGGCACCTTGGAAATGCGAACGAACAAAAACGGCGAATACGGAGTTTGCCTTTTTGAAGACAACCGCCAATGCGAAGAATGGGCGCTTTTCCGCGGCAATTGTCCGGTTGGCGGTTTAAAAATCACGGGCTATGACAACGACGCCGAGATATATTGCGCCATCACCGGCGGACAGGTTGAAGGCGTGGGAACCGAAACTCCGATGTGCAAAAGAATCGACGGTACATATTGCAACGCCCAATCCAACCTGGATGGCGAATGCCCGGACCCGAATGATCCGAATCCCAACGCCGGAAATGTGGAAGCGCCGTAA
- a CDS encoding NUDIX domain-containing protein codes for MEFLDIVDQNDNVIGTASRNEVYEKSLCHRIAHVLIFNEEGKIVLQKRSDKVCFCPGHWSTAVGGHVQTGETYEQAALREYQEELGAKSILEFVGKDLYNVPHTPNKFLTTFRTQFNGPFDPDAEEVSEVGMFDIQEIQTMLERGEKFHPELIFILKKYYL; via the coding sequence ATGGAATTTCTTGACATCGTTGACCAAAACGACAATGTCATCGGCACGGCTTCCCGGAACGAAGTCTACGAAAAATCGCTGTGCCACCGCATCGCGCATGTTTTAATATTCAACGAAGAAGGAAAAATTGTTTTACAAAAAAGAAGCGATAAAGTATGCTTTTGCCCGGGCCACTGGTCAACCGCGGTCGGCGGTCATGTGCAAACCGGCGAAACCTATGAGCAAGCCGCTCTGCGCGAATATCAGGAAGAACTAGGGGCGAAAAGCATACTGGAGTTTGTCGGGAAAGACTTATATAATGTTCCCCATACTCCCAATAAATTTCTAACCACCTTCAGAACACAGTTCAATGGTCCATTCGATCCGGACGCTGAAGAGGTTTCCGAAGTCGGAATGTTCGATATCCAGGAAATACAAACAATGCTCGAGCGCGGAGAAAAATTTCACCCTGAATTAATATTTATTCTAAAAAAGTATTATCTATGA